In the Streptomyces sp. 3214.6 genome, CGGAGGCGTCGGCCAGCGGAAGGTGGTTGCCGTCGCCCCGGACGATCGGCACGTCGGGGAGAACGCGGCGGAACTGCGCGGCCATGCCGTCCCCGGGTTCGACGGCGATGACGTCCGCCCCGCGGGCGTGCAGGAGGGCCGTCGCTATGCCGGTGCCGGCGCCGATGTCCGCGACCCGCGCGCCGCTCAGGGGGTGGCCTGCGAGGTCCTCGATCGCGTCCAGGAGGGCGGTCGGGTAGGAGGGGCGGTTGGCGGCGTACTGGGCCGCGGCCGAGTTGAAGGAGCGGGCTCGGGTGACGTGGGAGGGGGTGGGGGCGGGGAAGGGCGACGTCATGGGGTCATGGTGGCCGGTGGGAGGTGGTCGGGGAAGACCCGGACCCGGTGGCGGCAGGGCACGGCGAGGTGGCGGGCCGGGGGGAGGCGGAAGCGGCGGGGTGGCATGGCCGGGGGGAGCGGTTGGGTGGCGGGGCGGGGTGAAGCGGCGGGATGGCGTGGCCGGGGAGGAAGCGGCGGAGTGGCATGGCCAGGGGGCGGTTGGGTGGCGTGGCGGGGTGAAACGGCGGGGTGGCGTGGCGGGGTGAAACGGCGGGGTGGCGTGGCCGGGGAGGAAGCGGCCGCCTCCGGGGCGGTTTGGCGTCAGGGGTGGCGGCGCTTCTTCGATGGGTTGCCTGTGCGGCGGGTGGTGCGGCGTTCGTGTTGTTGGCGGGCCGTGTCGTACTCCTCGCGGTGGAGTTTCTCGCCGGGTGCCTCGGTGAGGGTGCGGAAGAAGTAGGCGAGCAGTGAGCCGACGAAGCCGATGGCCAGCAGGCCGCGCAGGGAGGCCTGGCGGTCGGGGTCGGGGCGCCGGGAGAAGCCGTCCCAGGTGTGGCGGAAGGCGAGCGCGCTGCAGACCGCGAACATCACGACGATCAGGAGCGTCACGAAGCCGCCGAGGTCGGCGATCGCGATGCCCTCGTAGGCGAAGCGGAGGACGAGGCAGGAGACGGTCACGGCGACGAGGGTGCCGATGGCCACGGCGACGCGGCGGGCCGCGTATCCCTGGACGCCGGAGTCGTGGTCCACCCACGTGGTGCCGAAGAAACGCAGCGGCTCCGGACGGGGGCCCGCGCCGGCCCGACCTGCCTGCTCGGCGGGACTGCCCGGGGTGCCCGGGGAGCCCGCCGCCGTGTCCGGGGTGCCGTTTTCGTCGCTCACGGGACGATTATGGCTCCGGACGGGGGCGGACTCCCCGGGCGGGTTGCCCGGAGGCCGGGATCAGGCGCAGCGCGGGGCTATGTAGCCGTCGCTGCCCGTCCTGACGTACGCGTCCGAGACGAACTGGCTGTCGGCGATGTTGTCCCAGATGTTCGTCGTGCCGTACGGGCCGCTCACCGTGGTGCCCGGGGTCTGGCAGAAGATCGGGACCTTCGTGCCCTCGTTCAGGACCTTGACGACCGGGTAGCTGGTGCCGGGGCCGCTGCGCACGTTCAGCCGGACGCCCGGGGCGATCGGGTAGTAGGTGAGAGCCGCCGTCGTGACGGCCGCCGCCGCATCGGCGCTCTCGGCCTGGTCCACCTCTTCCACGCGGTCAACAGACATGAAAAAACCTCCCCCGTCGGACCCCATGACTGCCATGGGGCCACGTTGATTCCCCTAAAACACGCCATGAAACACATGTACGCAATTCGTACGCGAAGGCTAGCAAGCCGCCTCTGTCCCGTACGAGTCATCGACTAGGCTCCGTGCGTCGCGCGCGCGGACGAACAGCACGGGGGGTGGTCCATGACGCCACAGCGCAACACCGGGGCGGGCGCGGAAGCGGAACTTCCGCAGTACGCCGGTCACTACCGCCTTGAGGAGCGCCTGGGCTCCGGCGGCATGGGCGTGGTGCACCTGGCCCGGAGCACTTCCGGGATGAAGGTCGCGGTGAAGGTCGTCCATGCCCAGTTCGCCCGGGATCCCGAGTTCAGGGGGCGCTTTCGGCAGGAGGTGGCGGCCGCCCGGCGGGTCAGCGGGGCGTTCACCGCGCCCGTCGTCGACGCCGACCCGGAGGCCGAACGGCCCTGGATGGCCACTCTGTTCATTCCCGGCTCGACGCTCGCCGAGCAGGTGAAGCGGAACGGGCCCATGAATCCGGGCGAGTTGCGGCGGCTGATGGCGGGGCTCGCGGAGGCGCTGCGCGACATCCACCGGGTCGGGGTGGTGCACCGGGATCTGAAGCCGAGCAACGTGCTGCTCGCCGAGGACGGTCCGAAAGTCATCGACTTCGGGATCTCGCGGCCGAAGGACAGCGAACTGCGGACCGAGACGGGCAAGTTGATCGGCACTCCGCCGTTCATGGCGCCGGAGCAGTTCCGGCGGCCGCGGGAGGTCGGGCCGGCCGCCGACATCTTCGCGCTCGGGTCCGTGATGGTGCACGCGGCGACGGGACGCGGGCCGTTCGACTCCGACAGCCCGTATGTCGTCGCCTACCAGGTCGTCCACGACGAGCCGGACCTGACCGGCGTACCCGCGAATCTCGCGCCGCTGGTGACGCGGTGTCTCGCCAAGGAGCCCGAGGACCGGCCCACGCCGGACGAGTTGATGCGGGAACTGCGGTCGGAGGCGGCCTCGTGGGACACGCAGGCGTTCATACCGTCGCAGCGGGTGCTGGACGAGCCCCAGACGGGCCCGGCGGGTTCGATGGGCCCGGCGGGTTCGACGGGCCAGGCGGATCAGGGGGATCCGCAGCCCGGGGCAAAGGCGGGGCCGGCGGGAGTGAAGCGTCGGCGCGGGCGGGTCGCTCTGGCGGCCGGCGCCCTGGTCGTCGTCCTCTCGGGTGGTGGGCTGGCCGCCGCGCAGTTGCTCGGCGACGACGGCACGGGCCGGGACGCGCGGGGCACGGCGGGCGCGTCGGGGGCCGCGTCGGCCAACTTCGCTCCCTGGAGCGCGCGCCCGGCGCACAGCGGCGCGGGCGGGGAGACGGGCACCGGGACCGGCGCGGGCGGCATGCCGCAGTGCGCGTACGACGCGAAGCGGCTGCTGTGCGCACAGTCCGGGCTGGTGTCCGCGCTGGACGCGTCCGACGGCCGGGTGCTGTGGCGGCACGCGCTCGCCGGAGACGACCGGCCGGGTGAGGCGCCGGTGCTCGCGGGCGGGCTCGCGCTGGTGGTCACGCACTCGGGCAAGCGGGTGGAGGCCCTCGATCCGGCGTCGGGCGCCACGCGCTGGCAGCGGAACGTGTCGGCGTACCGGGGTGTCCGCACCGTCGGCGGCACGCTGCTGCTGACTGCCGCCGACGGCAAGGTGACCGGCGTGGACGCGGCGACGGGGCAGACGGCCTGGAGCCGGCGCATCCCGGGGCTCGGCGAGCCGTACTTCCTGTCGTTCCCCAAGGATCCGCTGGCGTACGTGTCCAGCACCTCGGGCTCGGGCGACGGGCGCACCCGGATCACGGCCGTGGACCCCGCGACCGGGCAGGTGAAGTGGGAGGAGCGGCTCAGCGGCGCGCTGACGCTCGTGGGCACCGCGGGCGACAGCCTGGTGCTGCTGTCGCAGGGCGACGCGTACGGGTCGGTCGACGCCGTGGTCCGCTACTACCGGGCGGACAAGGTGTCGCTGCGGGTGAGGCTGGGTGTGCCGCTGCAGTTGCAGCAGGCGCGCGCGGCCGTGCAGGGCGACCGGGTCTACCTGCTGGGCTTCGACGGGACGCTGGTGGCGGTCGACACGGTGGCGGGGAAGCAGGTGTGGTCCCTGCAGACAGCCGTGAGCCGCGGTTCGGTGCCGTCCGCCGACGGCGAGCATGTGTACTTCAGCGCCCCCGACGGACGTCTCCTCGCCGTGGACGCCGACCGGGGGAAGCTCGTCGGGCAGACGGAGCTGCGGCTCGGCGCGAACTCCGACGAAGTGGTGACGGCGCTGCCCGCGCCCGCGGCGGTCGGCGGCCGTGTCTACGCCGGCGCCCCCGACGGGACCGTGTTCGCGGTCGCCGGGCAGGATCCGGCGGGCTGGTGAGACGCGCCGGGGGCCGCCTCCCTGGGAAGCGGCCCCCGGTCACGCGCTGATGGGTGTCAGCCCAGCTTCGACACGTCCCGCACGGCGCCCTTGTCGGCGCTCGTCGCCATCGCGGCGTAGGCGCGCAGGGCTGCGGACACCTTGCGCTCGCGGTTCTTCGGGGCGTACACGCCGTCGAGGGCGGCCTCGCGGCGCGCCAGCTCGGCGTCGTCGACGAGGAGCTCGATGGTGCGGTTCGGGATGTCGATGCGGATGCGGTCGCCGTCCTCGACGAGCGCGATGGTGCCGCCGGAGGCCGCCTCGGGGGAGGCGTGGCCGATCGACAGGCCCGAGGTTCCGCCGGAGAAGCGGCCGTCGGTGATCAGGGCGCAGGTCTTGCCGAGGCCGCGGCCCTTGAGGAAGGACGTCGGGTAGAGCATCTCCTGCATGCCCGGGCCGCCCTTGGGGCCCTCGTAGCGGATGACGACGACGTCGCCGTGTGTCACCTGCTTGTTGAGGATCTTCTCGACGGCCTCCTCCTGCGACTCGCAGACGACGGCCGGGCCCTCGAAGCTCCAGATCGACTCGTCCACGCCGGCCGTCTTGACGACGCAGCCGTCGACGGCGAGGTTGCCGCGCAGGACGGCGAGGCCGCCGTCCTTGCTGTAGGCGTGCTCGGCGGACCGGATGCAGCCGCCCTCGGCGTCCTCGTCCAGGGCCTCCCAGCGCTCGGACTGGGAGAAGGCCTCGGCGGAGCGGACGCAGCCGGGGGCCGCGTGCCAGAGTTCCAGGGCCTCGGGGGACGGCGAGCCGGCGCGGACGTCCCACGTCTTCAGCCAGTCCCCCAGGGACGGGCTGTGGACGGCGTGCACGTCCTCGTTGAGCAGACCCGCGCGGTGCAGTTCGCCGAGGAGGGCGGGGATGCCGCCGGCGCGGTGCACGTCCTCCATGTAGTACGTGCGGTCCTTCGCGACGTTCGGCGCGACCTTCGCGAGGCAGGGCACGCGGCGCGAGACCTCGTTGATCTCCTCCAGGCCGAACGGGACGCCCGCCTCCTGGGCGGCGGCCAGGAGGTGCAGGATCGTGTTGGTGGAGCCGCCCATCGCGATGTCGAGGGCCATCGCGTTCTGGAAGGCCGCGAAGGTCGCCACGTTGCGCGGCAGGACCGTCTCGTCGTCCTGCTCGTAGTAGCGGCGGGTGATGTCCATGACCGTACGCGCGGCGTCGACGTACAGCTGCTTGCGGGCCGTGTGGGTGGCCAGGACCGAGCCGTTGCCGGGGAGGGAGAGGCCGATGGCCTCGGTCAGGCAGTTCATCGAGTTGGCGGTGAACATGCCGGAACAGCTGCCGCAGGTCGGACAGGCGTTCTCCTCGATACGGAGGATGTCCTCGTCGGAGATCTTGTCGTTGACGGCGTCGGAGATCGCGTCGACCAGGTCGAGCGTGCGGACCGTGCCGTCGACGAGCGTGGCGCGGCCGGACTCCATCGGGCCGCCGGAGACGAAGACGGTCGGGATGTTCAGCCGCAGGGCCGCGTTCAGCATCCCCGGGGTGATCTTGTCGCAGTTGGAGATGCAGATCAGCGCGTCCGCGCAGTGCGCCTCGACCATGTACTCGACCGAGTCCGCGATCAGGTCGCGGGAGGGGAGGCTGTACAGCATGCCGCCGTGGCCCATCGCGATGCCGTCGTCGACGGCGATGGTGTTGAACTCGCGCGGGATGCCGCCGGCCTCGGTGATCGCCTCGCTGACGATCCGGCCGACCGGCTGGAGGTGCGTGTGCCCGGGCACGAACTCGGTGAAGCTGTTCGCCACCGCGATGATCGGCTTCCGGCCGATGTCCGCACCGGGTACACCGGAGGCGCGCATAAGGGCGCGTGCGCCCGCCATGTTGCGACCGTGGGTGACTGTGCGGGACCTCAGCTCGGGCATCGTCGCTCGCTCCTTGTGACTGCTAGGGCTGCTATCAGACAGATAGGGCTGCTAACGAGCGTACGCCGGTCATCCAGGGGGCGGGACAAGGTGTCCGGAATGCGGGACGCATGTCTCGTCCTCAGGTATGACCCGGCGCGCTCAGGGGGCCGTGAGGTGTACCTGTACGACGGGTGCCACGCGCGCGATGATCTGTTCCAGGTCCGCCGAGGCCAGCGGCTCCAGCTTGACCACGTACCGCAACATGGCGCAGCCCACCAGCTGTGCCGCCGCCAGTTCGGCGCGCAGTTCGGCGTCCGGCAAGTCGAGCTGGGCGGCGAGCCGGCGCAG is a window encoding:
- the ilvD gene encoding dihydroxy-acid dehydratase; the protein is MPELRSRTVTHGRNMAGARALMRASGVPGADIGRKPIIAVANSFTEFVPGHTHLQPVGRIVSEAITEAGGIPREFNTIAVDDGIAMGHGGMLYSLPSRDLIADSVEYMVEAHCADALICISNCDKITPGMLNAALRLNIPTVFVSGGPMESGRATLVDGTVRTLDLVDAISDAVNDKISDEDILRIEENACPTCGSCSGMFTANSMNCLTEAIGLSLPGNGSVLATHTARKQLYVDAARTVMDITRRYYEQDDETVLPRNVATFAAFQNAMALDIAMGGSTNTILHLLAAAQEAGVPFGLEEINEVSRRVPCLAKVAPNVAKDRTYYMEDVHRAGGIPALLGELHRAGLLNEDVHAVHSPSLGDWLKTWDVRAGSPSPEALELWHAAPGCVRSAEAFSQSERWEALDEDAEGGCIRSAEHAYSKDGGLAVLRGNLAVDGCVVKTAGVDESIWSFEGPAVVCESQEEAVEKILNKQVTHGDVVVIRYEGPKGGPGMQEMLYPTSFLKGRGLGKTCALITDGRFSGGTSGLSIGHASPEAASGGTIALVEDGDRIRIDIPNRTIELLVDDAELARREAALDGVYAPKNRERKVSAALRAYAAMATSADKGAVRDVSKLG
- a CDS encoding SH3 domain-containing protein, with product MSVDRVEEVDQAESADAAAAVTTAALTYYPIAPGVRLNVRSGPGTSYPVVKVLNEGTKVPIFCQTPGTTVSGPYGTTNIWDNIADSQFVSDAYVRTGSDGYIAPRCA
- a CDS encoding serine/threonine-protein kinase; translation: MTPQRNTGAGAEAELPQYAGHYRLEERLGSGGMGVVHLARSTSGMKVAVKVVHAQFARDPEFRGRFRQEVAAARRVSGAFTAPVVDADPEAERPWMATLFIPGSTLAEQVKRNGPMNPGELRRLMAGLAEALRDIHRVGVVHRDLKPSNVLLAEDGPKVIDFGISRPKDSELRTETGKLIGTPPFMAPEQFRRPREVGPAADIFALGSVMVHAATGRGPFDSDSPYVVAYQVVHDEPDLTGVPANLAPLVTRCLAKEPEDRPTPDELMRELRSEAASWDTQAFIPSQRVLDEPQTGPAGSMGPAGSTGQADQGDPQPGAKAGPAGVKRRRGRVALAAGALVVVLSGGGLAAAQLLGDDGTGRDARGTAGASGAASANFAPWSARPAHSGAGGETGTGTGAGGMPQCAYDAKRLLCAQSGLVSALDASDGRVLWRHALAGDDRPGEAPVLAGGLALVVTHSGKRVEALDPASGATRWQRNVSAYRGVRTVGGTLLLTAADGKVTGVDAATGQTAWSRRIPGLGEPYFLSFPKDPLAYVSSTSGSGDGRTRITAVDPATGQVKWEERLSGALTLVGTAGDSLVLLSQGDAYGSVDAVVRYYRADKVSLRVRLGVPLQLQQARAAVQGDRVYLLGFDGTLVAVDTVAGKQVWSLQTAVSRGSVPSADGEHVYFSAPDGRLLAVDADRGKLVGQTELRLGANSDEVVTALPAPAAVGGRVYAGAPDGTVFAVAGQDPAGW